A region from the Silene latifolia isolate original U9 population chromosome 7, ASM4854445v1, whole genome shotgun sequence genome encodes:
- the LOC141590383 gene encoding uncharacterized protein LOC141590383, with protein MITHPDSILSKSIGAKYGLRWRDGDLFFNNGKSNSSWGWKGIAWGLQLIKPLLAWNISPFSDLSVWNTKWVSGKVPKPRCLELLTDPPNLSNLRIKNIICNNSCWDRRLVSMFFDETSVKYILAIPIRCSEGSDNFFWPASLSGNYSVKIGYRIALKNSWNTSATPKDLSRVPTACMGVFQKILWNLPGPKSWIILIWKTLTESLPCGEGFLKRGFDGPFTCVLCDSQETETPDHLFRDCSFASRVWAGSVLGIWAQSGDNLNLQSWICNWLSVLFKADNKQEACLSFFCTIWTIWVVRCRKVFDNFECSPTGAILLYQDSLKLALLAEDKKSGSITFQTPLEEDLTNLRNGVLFPLIQGSLNSSQSHIYVDVVWSKELVVGLGGCIMFDNEVLAQVLKYSQLKHWTRNTVEDIIELAANFHCVSFAYVPRICNKAADRLAKRATKL; from the exons ATGATCACCCACCCAGATTCTATTCTTAGTAAGTCTATTGGTGCTAAATATGGCCTAAGGTGGCGAGATGGCGATCTGTTTTTTAATAATGGTAAGAGTAATTCTTCTTGGGGATGGAAAGGTATTGCTTGGGGCCTTCAACTCATTAAACCTCTTCTAGCTTGGAACATCTCCCCATTTTCCGATCTTAGTGTTTGGAACACTAAATGGGTTAGTGGAAAGGTGCCGAAACCACGATGTTTAGAGCTTCTTACCGATCCCCCTAATTTGAGTAACTTGAGAATCAAAAACATTATTTGTAACAATAGCTGTTGGGACCGTAGATTAGTGTCTATGTTTTTTGATGAAACCTCTGTGAAATACATTCTTGCTATTCCGATTCGATGCTCTGAAGGCAGTGATAACTTCTTTTGGCCGGCTTCTTTGTCTGGAAATTACTCAGTTAAGATTGGCTACCGCATTGCACTAAAAAACTCATGGAATACTTCAGCTACCCCGAAGGACCTTTCAAGAGTTCCAACTGCGTGTATGGGTGTCTTTCAGAAAATCCTATGGAACCTACCAGGGCCGAAAAGCTGGATCATTCTTATTTGGAAAACTCTCACTGAATCATTGCCCTGTGGGGAAGGCTTCTTAAAGAGGGGTTTTGATGGGCCATTTACTTGTGTGCTTTGTGATTCACAAGAAACGGAAACGCCTGATCATCTTTTCCGTGATTGTTCATTTGCTAGTAGAGTTTGGGCTGGAAGTGTTTTGGGGATCTGGGCTCAATCAGGGGATAATTTGAACCTCCAGTCTTGGATTTGCAATTGGCTTTCTGTTCTTTTTAAGGCTGATAATAAACAAGAGGCTTGTCTTTCCTTTTTTTGTACTATTTGGACTATCTGGGTGGTAAGGTGCCGAAAGGTCTTTGATAATTTTGAGTGTTCCCCTACTGGTGCTATCTTACTATACCAAGATTCTCTTAAATTGGCTCTTTTGGCCGAGGATAAGAAATCAGGGTCCATAACTTTCCAAACACCTTTGGAGGAAGACTTGACTAACCTTAGGAATGGAGTTCTCTTTCCTTTGATCCAGGGTTCTCTTAACTCCTCACAGTCTCATATTTATGTTGATGTTGTATGGTCAAAAGAGCTTGTTGTTGGTTTGGGTGGGTGTATCATGTTTGATAATGAG GTTCTTGCTCAAGTACTGAAGTATTCTCAACTCAAACATTGGACTAGGAATACTGTTGAAGATATCATTGAATTAGCGGCAAACTTTCACTGTGTTTCTTTTGCTTATGTTCCTAGAATTTGTAATAAAGCCGCTGATAGGTTAGCTAAGCGTGCTACTAAATTGTAG